The Zingiber officinale cultivar Zhangliang chromosome 10A, Zo_v1.1, whole genome shotgun sequence genome contains a region encoding:
- the LOC122027304 gene encoding cytochrome P450 90A3-like: MDSWSLQLLDVFLIVIASVVFWELGRWRRKRTTRGGLPPGSVGLPVVGETLRLIAAYKTEDPEPFIDERVRRHGRLFTTHVFGERTVFSADPEFNRMVLAAEGRTVECSYPSSISTLLGAHSLLLMRGVRHKRMHSLTLTRLASPAAIRDAALLRHIDRLVRRTLDAWCQSPGPARVLLLDQAKKITFELTVKQLVSVDPGEWTESLRREYLLLIEGFFSIPFPSFLSFTTYGRALKARKKVESALKEVIRKRKREREAESRGSDVAKRKADMLDELMDGAVEEEESMTEEEMVDFLLALLVAGYETTPTIMTLAVKFLTDHPDALALLRAEQEEIRAHKDEEDPLTWTDYKSMPFTQCVINETLRVANIISGVFRRAMADIHFQGYTIPKGCKVFISFRAVHLDPLYFEDARTFNPWRWHQNKESAATMQPYYTPFGGGSRLCPGYELARVVISVFLHYLVTRFSWEEAEKDRLVFFPTTRTLKSYPINVRYRNINSNGNNNGKPVNNQSAPSSSSSMC, translated from the exons ATGGATTCATGGTCTCTCCAGCTGCTTGATGTGTTCCTCATTGTGATAGCGAGTGTGGTGTTTTGGGAATTGGGGaggtggaggaggaagaggacGACGAGGGGCGGGCTGCCGCCGGGCAGCGTCGGACTGCCGGTGGTGGGAGAGACGCTGCGCTTGATCGCGGCGTACAAGACGGAGGACCCTGAGCCGTTCATCGACGAGCGGGTGCGGCGCCACGGCCGGCTCTTCACGACGCACGTCTTCGGGGAGCGCACCGTGTTCTCGGCGGACCCGGAGTTCAACCGGATGGTGCTCGCGGCCGAGGGCCGGACCGTGGAGTGCAGCTACCCGTCGTCGATCTCCACCTTGCTGGGCGCCCACTCGCTCCTGCTGATGCGCGGCGTCCGCCACAAGCGGATGCACTCCCTCACCCTGACCCGCCTCGCCTCGCCTGCCGCCATCCGCGACGCCGCCCTCCTGCGCCACATCGACCGCCTCGTCCGCCGCACCCTCGACGCCTGGTGCCAGTCGCCGGGCCCCGCCCGCGTCCTCCTCCTCGACCAGGCCAAGAAGATCACTTTCGAGCTTACCGTCAAACAGCTGGTGAGCGTCGACCCGGGCGAGTGGACCGAGTCGCTCCGCCGCGAGTACCTCCTCCTCATCGAGGGCTTCTTCTCCATTCCCTTCCCTTCTTTCCTCTCCTTCACCACCTACGGCCGCGCCCTCAAG GCGCGGAAGAAGGTGGAATCAGCGCTTAAAGAAGTCATAAGGAAGAGAAAGCGGGAGAGGGAAGCGGAAAGCAGAGGAAGCGACGTCGCGAAGAGGAAGGCGGACATGCTGGATGAGCTGATGGATGGCGCGGTGGAGGAAGAAGAGTCGATGACGGAGGAGGAGATGGTGGACTTCCTGCTGGCGCTGCTGGTGGCGGGATACGAGACCACGCCCACCATCATGACCTTGGCCGTGAAGTTCCTCACCGACCACCCCGACGCCCTCGCCCTCCTCCGG GCGGAGCAGGAGGAGATCAGAGCACACAAGGACGAGGAGGACCCTTTGACCTGGACCGATTACAAGTCAATGCCCTTCACACAATGC GTGATCAACGAGACACTTCGAGTGGCCAACATCATCAGTGGAGTCTTCAGACGTGCCATGGCAGACATCCATTTccaag GTTATACAATCCCGAAGGGGTGCAAAGTTTTCATCTCGTTCCGAGCCGTGCATCTTGATCCTCTCTACTTCGAGGATGCTCGGACTTTCAATCCTTGGAGATGGCACCAG AATAAGGAGTCAGCAGCTACTATGCAACCGTACTACACGCCCTTCGGCGGAGGGTCTCGGCTCTGTCCTGGCTATGAACTTGCCCGCGTCGTCATCTCCGTCTTCCTCCATTACCTCGTCACTCGCTTCAG TTGGGAGGAAGCTGAGAAAGATAGGTTGGTGTTCTTCCCCACCACGAGGACTCTCAAGAGCTACCCCATCAATGTCCGATATCGCAACATCAATAGCAATGGCAACAACAATGGCAAGCCAGTCAATAATCAGtccgcaccttcttcttcctcatccatGTGTTAG